The Paenibacillus uliginis N3/975 genome has a window encoding:
- a CDS encoding YqeG family HAD IIIA-type phosphatase, with amino-acid sequence MFEMLIPKLRVNTVFDINLEELYEQGYRGIITDLDNTLVGAKAPLATPELVAWFKKVKEIGFQLIIVSNNQLERVSKFATPLDIQYVHKARKPSNIPFRKAMKMMDLKNEQTIVVGDQMLTDVYGGNRLGLYTVLVMPIAINDEGFVTRFFNRRVERIALTRLRKKGLWIEEDKKS; translated from the coding sequence TTGTTTGAAATGTTGATTCCAAAACTCCGCGTCAACACGGTGTTTGACATTAACCTGGAAGAACTGTACGAGCAGGGCTACCGGGGAATTATTACGGATTTGGATAATACGCTCGTAGGAGCGAAGGCGCCACTTGCAACCCCTGAATTGGTGGCATGGTTTAAAAAAGTAAAAGAGATTGGCTTTCAGCTGATCATCGTTTCCAATAACCAACTGGAGCGCGTATCAAAGTTTGCCACTCCGTTAGATATCCAGTATGTGCACAAAGCCCGTAAACCTAGCAACATTCCTTTCCGGAAAGCGATGAAAATGATGGATCTAAAGAATGAGCAGACGATTGTAGTTGGAGATCAAATGCTGACGGACGTTTACGGCGGTAATCGTTTGGGCTTATACACGGTTTTGGTCATGCCGATTGCGATTAATGATGAAGGCTTTGTGACGCGGTTTTTCAACCGGCGGGTGGAACGAATCGCTCTGACACGTCTGAGAAAAAAAGGATTATGGATTGAGGAGGACAAGAAATCATGA
- a CDS encoding transglutaminase domain-containing protein: MMRSWMQKFSLSFFYILSLLWIWLILLQWVSYSESLLYEETTASIIVALAITAITESLVFIKRGFRMLIQLPLIIYAVYRTLEKYGNPVPSSLLEGLESGELLEFLPYLWFAAASWAIFLFIAVWATNKRRILLVIGLNIVAFAVLDSFTTIVLWDETAWIVAVGMGWLVTEHFNRFRKRFPLGWRKLREYPIKIIGNILVIFSLIILAGINMPNIQPALTDPYTAWREWNGIPLSGSVSGLGSGILDVSVESMSGYGREDNELGGGFNFDYSPVMTVASKERSYWRGETRAQYSGTGWSDKQRRRDSEEVALGEALSGDLSGKIDTKTVQQTVTMLNDSVYPVLFGAYSISKVDRLDPDVDNGMLRWKGESSELHLNSEPKRPNYPKTYTVTSEIPVIPVEELSAQTYDQLFNGPIDEVYLQKPSDFPERVEMLAEEVTAAGNTPYEKVMLLQQYLQNNFTYTNTPDLTRRESTDFVDAFLFEVKEGYCDYFSTSMVMMTRSLGIPARWVKGYAPGNIPSQEFMSQNGQNNSASGSYTVTNADAHSWVEVYFGDYGWIPIETTPGFNMPILAGGESLEPIVSEKEKEKAEEEEEPVLPSEETGGSSSLYMILGIISGTVILAWIGYILWRMRFNLRFFSARLRAGKPLTPADKVIAETERWLRYAHRRGLKRDTHETLRESVSRWESLYPPLSRSLTPLLRKFEAARYSPIHIMEEEWRAVQSEADQLKKSIKSVRIS; encoded by the coding sequence ATGATGAGGTCATGGATGCAAAAGTTTTCCTTGTCCTTTTTTTATATACTATCGTTGTTGTGGATTTGGCTAATATTACTGCAGTGGGTTTCCTATTCAGAGTCCTTATTATATGAAGAAACAACGGCAAGCATTATTGTCGCGCTCGCTATTACGGCGATTACGGAATCCTTGGTGTTTATCAAGCGCGGATTTCGTATGCTCATTCAGTTGCCGTTGATCATTTATGCGGTATACCGCACGTTAGAGAAATACGGCAATCCTGTACCTTCAAGCTTGCTTGAAGGACTAGAGTCGGGAGAGCTGCTTGAATTTCTGCCTTATCTTTGGTTTGCAGCTGCATCATGGGCGATTTTTCTGTTTATAGCAGTCTGGGCGACCAACAAGAGAAGGATCTTATTGGTTATAGGGTTGAATATCGTAGCTTTTGCTGTGCTTGATTCCTTCACGACTATTGTTTTATGGGATGAAACCGCATGGATCGTAGCGGTGGGTATGGGCTGGCTTGTTACAGAGCATTTCAACCGGTTTCGCAAAAGATTTCCTTTGGGTTGGCGCAAACTTCGCGAGTATCCCATTAAGATTATCGGAAATATCCTCGTTATCTTTTCGTTGATTATTTTGGCCGGCATTAACATGCCGAATATCCAACCCGCACTTACAGATCCTTATACCGCTTGGCGGGAATGGAACGGCATACCGTTGTCGGGAAGCGTGAGCGGATTGGGTAGCGGTATTCTCGATGTATCTGTCGAGAGCATGTCCGGATATGGGCGTGAAGATAACGAATTAGGCGGAGGTTTTAATTTCGACTATTCACCGGTCATGACAGTTGCATCCAAGGAAAGAAGCTATTGGCGTGGTGAGACGAGAGCACAATACTCCGGAACAGGCTGGTCAGATAAACAAAGACGGCGCGACTCGGAAGAAGTTGCGCTAGGCGAGGCTCTAAGCGGGGATTTATCAGGGAAGATTGACACCAAGACGGTGCAGCAGACCGTGACGATGCTCAATGACAGTGTATATCCGGTGCTGTTTGGAGCCTATTCGATATCTAAAGTGGACAGGTTGGATCCTGATGTGGATAATGGAATGCTTCGTTGGAAGGGCGAAAGTTCCGAGCTTCATCTGAATTCTGAGCCGAAACGTCCGAATTATCCGAAGACGTATACAGTCACTTCGGAAATCCCGGTCATCCCGGTAGAAGAGCTTAGCGCTCAAACTTATGATCAATTGTTTAACGGTCCAATAGACGAGGTGTATCTTCAGAAACCGTCCGATTTCCCGGAGCGTGTCGAAATGCTGGCGGAGGAAGTGACTGCCGCAGGAAATACCCCATATGAAAAGGTAATGCTGTTGCAGCAATATTTACAAAACAACTTTACCTACACGAACACACCTGACTTAACGAGAAGGGAAAGTACAGACTTTGTGGATGCCTTTCTGTTTGAAGTGAAGGAAGGCTACTGCGACTATTTTTCTACGTCTATGGTTATGATGACCCGATCACTAGGTATTCCCGCCAGATGGGTGAAAGGCTATGCGCCTGGAAACATTCCGAGTCAGGAATTTATGTCTCAGAATGGTCAGAATAATTCCGCATCTGGGAGTTATACGGTTACCAATGCGGATGCACACTCATGGGTTGAGGTATACTTCGGGGACTATGGCTGGATTCCGATTGAGACGACACCAGGCTTTAACATGCCGATTTTGGCCGGCGGGGAGTCGCTGGAACCTATTGTTTCGGAGAAAGAGAAAGAGAAGGCTGAGGAAGAGGAAGAGCCTGTTCTGCCTTCTGAAGAAACGGGAGGCAGCTCCTCTTTGTACATGATTCTGGGAATTATTTCAGGAACGGTTATTCTCGCCTGGATAGGGTATATTCTTTGGAGAATGCGGTTTAATCTCCGGTTCTTCTCTGCCCGTCTTCGAGCCGGGAAACCTCTGACACCTGCTGATAAAGTGATTGCCGAGACAGAACGTTGGCTACGTTATGCCCATCGTCGCGGCTTGAAACGCGACACCCACGAAACACTTCGGGAGTCGGTTAGCCGTTGGGAGAGTCTTTATCCGCCACTGTCCCGCTCGCTGACTCCATTGCTTAGAAAGTTTGAGGCTGCACGCTATAGTCCAATCCACATTATGGAGGAAGAATGGCGCGCGGTTCAATCCGAAGCGGATCAGCTCAAGAAGAGTATAAAAAGTGTTAGGATTTCCTGA
- a CDS encoding DUF58 domain-containing protein, translating into MRRYLSIWTNGIKPSRLAAVLAVWCICLLYVLFQGGKTSMMLFSMVSLLSVYLIGSSFGGVNRVKASRSVSSGENNGDVLHAGDQVRVKMEVNIPGLLPMPYLIVREVLQRHNGEKWSFEDSVIPSLRGSGELVFQTPPLERGRYAFSSTECISEDIFGLMEHRGVFEVQTSFRVLPRTVYIPNWHRSIRNLRLGGTQTTLSSSRRETTQINGVRDYVYGDRISRIHWNATARTGSWKSKEFEHESFPKTMIVLDCTAKGYHNSRQFEFAVSAAASLVEYGAREHAGTGLFTAGKDSRVFAPSDTPSERMRMIQHLVDVDADRTESLLTSLERAYRHFPKGALFLLVSPLADQSVMEAMRWAETKGMNPSLLRILSSDGMNNGKDDYSAFLQSRGITSYSASSLEELPAVLGGGA; encoded by the coding sequence ATGCGCCGTTATCTTTCGATATGGACGAACGGCATAAAACCGTCGAGACTCGCAGCGGTATTGGCGGTTTGGTGTATATGCTTGCTGTATGTTCTGTTTCAGGGCGGCAAGACATCCATGATGCTTTTTTCAATGGTCAGTCTATTGTCTGTTTATCTGATTGGTTCGAGTTTCGGCGGAGTCAATCGAGTAAAGGCCTCCCGCTCCGTTTCATCAGGTGAGAATAATGGCGATGTTCTGCATGCCGGTGACCAGGTTCGTGTCAAGATGGAAGTGAACATCCCAGGGTTGCTACCCATGCCTTACCTTATTGTAAGAGAGGTGCTTCAGCGTCATAACGGGGAAAAGTGGTCCTTTGAAGATAGTGTGATTCCGAGCCTGCGCGGATCCGGGGAGCTGGTGTTTCAGACACCTCCGCTGGAAAGAGGTCGCTACGCCTTTTCAAGCACGGAATGCATTAGCGAGGATATATTTGGCCTTATGGAGCATCGCGGGGTATTTGAGGTTCAAACGTCATTCCGGGTGCTCCCGAGAACCGTGTATATTCCGAATTGGCATCGGAGCATTCGTAATTTAAGGCTCGGAGGGACGCAGACGACACTTTCGTCCTCCAGACGGGAGACGACCCAGATTAACGGTGTCCGGGATTATGTTTACGGTGACCGGATTTCACGAATACACTGGAATGCAACAGCCAGGACAGGCTCCTGGAAATCCAAGGAGTTTGAGCACGAATCATTTCCAAAAACAATGATAGTATTGGATTGCACGGCAAAAGGATACCATAATTCCCGACAATTTGAGTTTGCGGTTTCAGCGGCTGCTTCACTTGTTGAATATGGAGCACGAGAACATGCAGGCACCGGGTTGTTTACTGCAGGGAAAGATTCCCGTGTATTTGCGCCAAGCGATACCCCAAGCGAACGGATGCGGATGATTCAGCATTTGGTGGATGTGGATGCGGACCGGACAGAAAGTCTGCTGACCTCACTGGAGAGAGCATATCGACATTTTCCGAAAGGTGCTTTGTTCCTTCTAGTGAGTCCTTTGGCGGATCAATCGGTTATGGAAGCAATGCGCTGGGCAGAAACCAAAGGGATGAACCCTAGCTTGCTTAGAATACTAAGCTCTGATGGGATGAACAACGGCAAGGATGACTACTCTGCATTTCTTCAGTCACGGGGCATCACGAGTTACTCAGCTTCTTCGCTAGAAGAGCTTCCTGCCGTGTTAGGAGGTGGTGCATGA
- a CDS encoding AAA family ATPase — MPVSQESMNIISSVRSNLESCLLGKEFEIQLLLTALLAGGHVLIEDVPGTGKTQLIKALAKSMQGDYRRIQCNPDILPSDITGVSVFHPRDERFYFRPGPVMTNVLLADEINRATTKTQSALLEVMEERCVTVDGETHELPHPFMLCATQNPIDFEGTYMLPEAQLDRFMLKISLGYPDAATEKELMFRSKNGQLVDKLRPVTHMDSISAIQHEIRDVFIGDPVADYLLGITRATREHPAVILGASPRATLSFMNAVKAYAFLQQRDYVLPDDVKTLAPYVLSHRIMLRPESRLENATTESVLQFILRQVKVPVQMGR, encoded by the coding sequence ATGCCCGTAAGTCAAGAATCCATGAATATCATCTCTTCGGTACGTTCCAATCTGGAATCGTGCCTGCTGGGCAAGGAATTCGAAATCCAGCTTCTTCTAACTGCGCTGCTCGCCGGCGGACATGTCCTGATTGAGGATGTTCCGGGAACGGGCAAGACTCAGTTGATTAAAGCACTCGCCAAATCCATGCAAGGAGATTACCGGCGCATACAGTGTAATCCTGACATTCTACCAAGTGATATAACAGGTGTATCGGTGTTTCACCCCCGTGATGAACGGTTCTATTTCCGTCCGGGGCCTGTAATGACGAATGTTCTTCTCGCCGACGAGATCAATCGCGCAACGACCAAGACGCAATCGGCCTTGTTAGAAGTTATGGAAGAACGTTGTGTAACCGTAGATGGAGAGACACATGAGCTTCCACATCCGTTTATGTTGTGTGCTACGCAGAATCCAATTGATTTTGAAGGCACCTATATGCTTCCCGAAGCTCAGTTGGATCGTTTCATGCTGAAAATCAGCTTGGGCTATCCTGATGCCGCCACCGAAAAAGAGCTGATGTTCCGTTCTAAAAATGGACAGTTGGTGGACAAGCTCAGACCGGTGACACATATGGACAGTATCTCGGCCATTCAGCACGAAATTCGGGATGTGTTTATTGGAGACCCGGTAGCCGATTATTTGTTAGGCATAACGCGTGCTACAAGAGAGCACCCGGCTGTCATTCTCGGAGCGAGTCCACGCGCTACACTTTCGTTTATGAATGCCGTAAAGGCTTATGCGTTCTTGCAGCAACGGGATTACGTATTGCCTGATGATGTCAAAACTCTTGCGCCTTATGTCTTGTCACACCGGATTATGCTGCGTCCGGAATCCAGACTCGAAAATGCGACGACAGAGTCGGTGCTGCAATTTATTCTAAGGCAAGTAAAAGTGCCCGTACAGATGGGGAGATAA
- the spoVAE gene encoding stage V sporulation protein AE, with protein sequence MQFLWAFIIGGLICVVGQIMMDAFKLTPAHTMSTLVVAGAIADAFGLYDPLVKFAGAGATVPITSFGNSLVHGALSELKRDGWIGVVTGIFEITSAGISSAIIFSFLAALIVRPKG encoded by the coding sequence ATGCAATTTTTATGGGCTTTTATTATCGGCGGTTTGATCTGTGTCGTTGGACAGATCATGATGGATGCATTCAAGCTCACACCCGCCCATACGATGAGTACACTCGTTGTGGCCGGTGCGATTGCTGACGCTTTTGGCTTATACGATCCACTGGTTAAGTTTGCCGGCGCGGGTGCGACAGTGCCCATCACAAGTTTTGGTAACTCTCTTGTCCACGGAGCTTTGAGTGAGCTTAAGCGTGACGGATGGATTGGTGTTGTTACAGGTATATTTGAAATAACAAGCGCCGGGATTTCGTCGGCGATCATCTTTTCGTTTCTGGCCGCACTGATCGTACGTCCCAAAGGCTAA
- the spoVAD gene encoding stage V sporulation protein AD — MKVTGQTWKFENKPVILGASSIVGPEEGEGPLAQDFDYIYDNIEINEKTWEKGERRLLEDAARTALENSGITEEQLQFYVGGDLMNQIISSSFAARKMGVPYIGVFGACSTSMESLAIASLMVDSGAAQYAMAGTASHNCTVEKQFRYPTEYGSQKPPYAQYTITGAGCSVVATQGVGPEITYATIGKVMDLGIKDPFNMGTAMAPAAVDTITAHFKDSGRSPGYYDLVVTGDLAAVGLPIAKELLQKEGVRMEETDFMDCGLMIYDRDKQKYVLSGGSGCGCSAVVTYGHILKRMRRGELKKVLVVATGALLSPLSYQQGESIPCIAHAVALEMGG; from the coding sequence ATGAAAGTGACCGGACAAACCTGGAAGTTTGAGAATAAACCAGTCATTTTGGGAGCCTCTTCGATTGTCGGTCCTGAAGAGGGGGAAGGCCCACTAGCTCAGGATTTTGATTATATATACGACAATATAGAAATTAACGAAAAGACCTGGGAGAAAGGTGAGCGCCGTTTGCTAGAGGATGCGGCCAGAACGGCACTGGAGAACTCAGGCATTACAGAAGAACAGCTACAGTTTTATGTAGGTGGAGATCTGATGAATCAGATCATCAGCAGCTCCTTCGCCGCCCGTAAAATGGGTGTGCCATATATCGGAGTATTCGGAGCCTGCTCTACTTCCATGGAAAGCTTGGCTATTGCCTCACTTATGGTAGATTCGGGTGCTGCACAGTATGCGATGGCGGGCACGGCGAGTCATAACTGTACGGTTGAAAAACAGTTCCGTTATCCGACAGAGTATGGCTCTCAGAAGCCGCCGTATGCGCAATATACAATTACCGGAGCCGGCTGTTCAGTTGTAGCGACCCAAGGGGTCGGACCGGAAATCACTTACGCTACGATTGGTAAAGTGATGGATCTAGGGATAAAGGATCCTTTTAATATGGGTACAGCTATGGCACCAGCAGCTGTGGACACCATTACCGCACACTTTAAGGATAGCGGACGCTCTCCCGGATATTATGATTTGGTCGTGACAGGGGATTTGGCGGCTGTAGGGTTACCCATTGCCAAAGAGCTCCTTCAAAAAGAAGGAGTCCGCATGGAGGAGACGGATTTTATGGATTGCGGGCTTATGATTTACGACCGTGATAAACAGAAGTATGTGTTATCCGGTGGAAGCGGCTGCGGATGCTCTGCCGTTGTTACTTATGGTCATATCCTCAAACGAATGCGACGCGGCGAGCTCAAAAAAGTGCTGGTTGTGGCTACAGGAGCATTGCTCTCACCGCTTTCATATCAGCAGGGCGAGAGTATCCCTTGTATCGCCCATGCCGTAGCTTTAGAGATGGGAGGTTGA
- the spoVAC gene encoding stage V sporulation protein AC: MSPEEYKSIAKKHEPPSNILKNCLKAFLVGGLICVIGQGIQQFFMSVFHMNTKEASNPTVAVLILISVILTSFGVYDKIAQWAGAGTAVPVTGFANSMCSAALEHRAEGLVLGVGASMFKLAGSVIVFGTVAAFIIGIIYALLGIGGGH; encoded by the coding sequence ATGAGTCCGGAGGAATACAAATCGATTGCCAAAAAACATGAACCGCCGAGCAATATACTGAAAAACTGTCTAAAAGCTTTTTTAGTGGGGGGATTGATTTGTGTTATCGGACAAGGTATCCAGCAGTTCTTTATGTCGGTGTTCCATATGAATACAAAAGAGGCCAGCAACCCGACGGTAGCGGTACTCATATTGATATCCGTCATTCTGACAAGCTTCGGGGTATACGATAAAATCGCCCAGTGGGCAGGAGCCGGCACGGCCGTTCCGGTAACCGGGTTCGCCAACTCCATGTGCTCTGCCGCGCTTGAGCACCGTGCGGAAGGACTTGTGCTTGGCGTAGGAGCCAGCATGTTCAAACTTGCGGGTTCCGTTATCGTCTTCGGTACCGTAGCGGCATTTATCATAGGTATTATCTATGCTCTTCTGGGTATAGGAGGAGGCCATTGA
- a CDS encoding M42 family metallopeptidase — MNQSTMDLLRTLTEFPAAPGFERELRSWVKDALSPYTDEFLQDRLGSIFAVLRGNDEGPRVMVAGHMDEVGFMVTGITEAGMIRFQPLGGWWSQAVLAQRLQIITDQGPITGVVGSIPTHLLDEAQRSKPVDIKTMYVDIGADNKAEAESFGIRPGQQIVPICEFTPLANPKKIMAKAWDNRYGVGLAIELVKALHGEKLPNTVYAGATVQEELGLRGARTSANLIQPDIFFGLDASAANDMMGDKSQFGQLGQGALLRIFDPTMLTHRGMVEYVQDTADTNKIKYQYFVSPGGTDAGQVHLSGIGVPSTIIGICSRYIHTSSSIIHTDDYEAAKELLIKLVKGLDRTTLNTILERA; from the coding sequence ATGAATCAATCGACAATGGATTTGCTACGGACTTTAACAGAATTCCCGGCGGCTCCGGGCTTTGAACGTGAACTGCGTTCATGGGTTAAGGATGCCCTCTCCCCATATACAGACGAATTCCTGCAGGATCGCTTAGGAAGCATCTTCGCGGTCTTGCGCGGAAATGATGAAGGACCTCGGGTAATGGTGGCAGGTCATATGGATGAGGTAGGCTTTATGGTAACGGGAATTACGGAAGCCGGCATGATCCGCTTTCAGCCTTTAGGTGGTTGGTGGAGTCAGGCTGTGCTCGCACAGCGGCTGCAGATTATTACGGATCAAGGTCCGATCACTGGAGTGGTTGGCTCCATTCCTACCCATCTGTTGGATGAAGCACAGCGCAGCAAGCCGGTTGACATCAAGACAATGTATGTAGATATCGGTGCGGATAATAAAGCGGAAGCCGAATCGTTCGGTATCCGTCCAGGACAGCAGATTGTTCCGATCTGTGAGTTCACTCCACTTGCGAACCCCAAGAAAATCATGGCGAAAGCCTGGGATAACCGCTATGGTGTTGGACTGGCCATTGAGCTTGTAAAAGCTCTTCACGGTGAAAAGCTTCCTAATACCGTATATGCTGGAGCTACCGTTCAGGAAGAGCTCGGTTTGCGTGGTGCGCGGACATCAGCCAACCTGATCCAACCGGACATTTTCTTCGGACTTGATGCCAGCGCAGCGAACGATATGATGGGTGACAAGAGTCAGTTCGGACAGCTCGGACAAGGCGCGCTGCTGCGCATTTTCGACCCAACGATGCTAACGCACCGCGGGATGGTGGAGTATGTTCAGGACACAGCCGACACTAACAAAATCAAATACCAATACTTTGTATCTCCAGGCGGCACAGATGCAGGACAGGTGCATTTGAGTGGGATCGGTGTTCCTTCCACGATCATCGGCATTTGTTCAAGATACATCCATACTTCCTCATCCATCATCCATACAGATGACTACGAAGCAGCCAAAGAACTGCTTATTAAGCTGGTTAAAGGATTGGACCGTACGACATTGAATACGATTTTGGAGCGGGCGTAA
- a CDS encoding sugar phosphate isomerase/epimerase family protein produces the protein MLQGLTRAGLGEIANDEQLMELASQYHFQSVDLEAKELVDRLGAETAVERLLELNLTIGAIGLPVEWRADEHTFLKGISQLPAAAAAASALGCTRCCTYVLPSTDYPAAHFMAVATKRLRICANILGAYGIRLGLEFVGPHHLRTQWKNPFIWTVDETLDWIDTIHEPNVGLLFDSYHWYTNGLNESDILRLRADQIVHVHINDAKDVPVEDVLDNDRVYPGEGVIDLAAFLRGLHQIGYNGPVAQEILTPSIPTDSPDQLAARSRQAFDKVFQAAGLL, from the coding sequence GTGCTACAAGGATTAACACGTGCTGGTTTAGGTGAAATTGCAAATGATGAGCAACTCATGGAGCTGGCATCCCAGTACCATTTTCAGAGTGTGGATCTTGAAGCCAAAGAGCTGGTTGACCGTCTCGGAGCCGAAACGGCTGTCGAACGTCTTCTGGAACTCAATCTTACGATCGGAGCCATCGGTCTTCCGGTTGAATGGAGAGCCGACGAGCACACATTTTTAAAAGGAATAAGTCAATTACCAGCAGCGGCAGCTGCCGCCTCTGCCTTGGGATGTACCCGATGCTGCACATACGTCCTTCCCTCAACAGATTACCCGGCTGCACATTTCATGGCAGTTGCAACCAAGCGCCTTCGGATATGTGCTAATATCCTCGGCGCTTATGGAATCAGGCTCGGCCTGGAGTTTGTCGGTCCGCATCATTTGCGCACACAATGGAAAAATCCTTTTATCTGGACAGTCGACGAAACACTCGATTGGATTGATACGATTCACGAACCGAATGTCGGACTATTATTCGACTCCTATCATTGGTACACGAACGGTTTGAACGAATCCGATATATTGCGTCTGAGAGCAGACCAAATTGTTCATGTACATATCAACGATGCGAAAGACGTACCGGTAGAGGATGTGCTGGACAATGACCGTGTTTACCCAGGTGAAGGTGTCATCGATTTAGCAGCATTTTTAAGAGGACTGCATCAAATCGGGTATAACGGGCCTGTAGCTCAGGAAATTCTGACCCCGTCCATCCCGACCGATTCTCCTGATCAACTTGCTGCCCGGTCTCGCCAAGCCTTTGACAAGGTGTTCCAGGCAGCCGGATTGCTGTAG